The following coding sequences are from one Gammaproteobacteria bacterium window:
- a CDS encoding MOSC N-terminal beta barrel domain-containing protein — translation MQPARAALARIAIFPIKSLHGIELTHTTISAGGALKHDREYAIVDGQGRFVNGKR, via the coding sequence ATGCAGCCGGCTCGGGCAGCGTTAGCCCGGATCGCCATCTTTCCGATCAAATCCTTGCATGGCATCGAATTAACGCACACCACAATCAGTGCAGGCGGGGCGCTCAAGCACGATCGGGAGTATGCCATCGTCGATGGCCAAGGCCGTTTCGTCAACGGCAAGCGACA